Below is a window of Quercus robur chromosome 6, dhQueRobu3.1, whole genome shotgun sequence DNA.
atttgtagagagtgggttgaaaaACCAGGCTTTAATGAGTCAGGCAACAAGTGAAGTAGATccaaatgacaagaaaatgcAGATAGACTGGTTTAATCTGACCAAAATCGTCCTCGACACAATCCAAGGAGAtcagtttttatatatttctactcaagtttgattacaagttcaattcttgatggctacaatgtttttctctcaatttcttgGTCCCTTCTCTTCAGGGTCTTCTTTCacttttatactatcttccttctttcctctttaCCCTTCACATGTAGGGCAGATTGCTGGTattgatccttgtcccatcaacacctTCCTGAAATCTCtggtagtagctgtaaggctgaaaattactgtttaggtatcacctccacattaatgcagtcaGTTGATTAGGTGCAAAGCATTCAATGTGGTGATAACAACTttctctttagatattttaggatttCCCTCTATTTTGGGCTTCTATGATGCTTATCCATATCAATAGAATCTCCTGGAATGCTACCCTGGATGGCAGACCACCATTTCAGACCACCATTTCAGACCTCGACTCTGATTAGCCGAGGAGGTATTTATTCTCGGACCGCTCTCATGGACCCTTATGATCAAAATTAACCTATTCAGTTACCAACACGGACTCCTCTGATAATGTTCACCCCTCCTCGGACTACTTCATGTCCTCAGATTGGGTCCCAGGCCCAATATATTCTACTGGGCCTAACATCCCTACAATACCATCTTCCAATTTTGGGCAAACCACACACTTGCACACCACAACCACAAATACGAATAAATGAGGATTTGGTATTTTGTTACATGTAATTAGTAATTACTTCGTGGAGTGCATAACTAGTACACAACATACATATCATAGTAGAACACCCCCATAAGTAGGAAAATTATctaataaataaacttatacAACATCTCACTCACATTATATGGTCCCATAGACGTAAGATTCACCAAATATGAGAGGGATGTTGTATACATGGTTTTAAGACTCAGATTGTTCAAAGAACTATTAAGAAAAgatgttcaaggtttttaagatTGGATCTAGGTTGAATTGTAataatgtcataattaatttagtaattaattaaaataaaaataaagatattgaatttgtaaatattagcaaatttgacataaaaatatctaaaaaaattgaaacaaactttcaaataaattttcatgatattataAGGTTAATAGAAAATAGTACAACATAAATAAAGCATGAAAATAATAATCCTTCAAGTAgaaatcattttaattaaataaaaatgacttttaaaataaattcattaatgGTGAATTTCCATGCAAAGGCATTATTCTTAAATCAAAAGTTAATTTagcaatgaaaaaaatttagtaatatttaatagagagagagaggtgatgTAGAAGTCGAGAAACTATAAATCATGTaaatctaatataaatttaGTAATACTTCGTATTTGCCAACACAATCATGAGAGTGaggattttattcatttaaataactttttatgtaataaaatgagaaaagcTGTCGTGAAAAGTAttcactttttatttaatttatgttcTTCCACATGTTGACAATACTTCATGAGAGTGaggattttgttaatttaatcAGTTTTCAATTGATATACTACTCTAGTCTAGTGGGTTTTTTCCCCCCTAAAAAAATAGTCTAGTGGTTTTCATTACATgattatatataaattcttGGGTAAATTGTATTTTTGGCTCCTTAAATATATGggttgtttgattttgatctATCAAATCAAAAGGTTCAATTTTGACATCAAACTTTTAAATGTAACAATTTAACTCATCTATCTATTTTCGGATTATATCTAGTAACAGAATGGTAAGACACCCCATTCTAAGAGTTTAGACAGCAAGAagtggaaataaaataaacattgacAAAATTGTTCCTTTTTTTGAACTTAAAGAGCTTAATTAGAACTTTTTAACATTAATGGCCAAAATTGCAGAAAGCCCATATTTGAGAgattaaaaattcaatttaccCTAAATTCTTTTGCATTGCATGATGATGTATAAATTCAGAAACACATTTTAATGAAGATTGCAGTGGGATAATCCAAAATAGACGTTTTTACTGAACAGTCAAGATCAGTAGAGTGAAGGTTGAGTTCATAATAGCTATTAGAGACACCCTTTTacccaaaaggcctaagccTAATGTGTATttatcaattatgttatattaattaatcatttttcttattattattcaatgtaAGACTTCACTTGTAAGACTTCACTTGCAGTGTATACCCAACATAATGCAGCCACAAGAGAAGTGGAACACTTGTGAACAACCCAACATAATGCAACCACAAGAGAAGTGAAACAATAATGAACAAAGCCAACGTAGCAAAGGTCATCATAATATGACTAGATCCGACCAGATTTTCAATATAAGAAGCCAATACATAACAAAATTGGCTTGATCTCTCACCAAAATCTACTATAAAGAAAACTCTGGTTTCCgggaaaattaaaagaataaatatatatatcattttttgaGCACCTATAACTAAGAGCTGATTGGTTCCTTATATATCATATATCCTACATTAGAAAACTATTGATAAATCTACAACCTCTAAACGAAACCTTCAAATTACGCTACATCAAAATTTACAGAGGTGAGCACTGCATTTATCAAGGATCAATTGCGATGGGAGTAATACGCCTCTTAGCTGGTTTAGTTGAGACGGGAGTACTTGCTGAGCTTGGTGGTACCTGTTTCCCTTCATTGTTTCCTTCTTCTGGTTTTGTGCTATCCACTGTGACAACACTATCATTTGTAGTTTCATCAATTACCATGTCCTCTGGCTTTGGAACAGGGTTCTTATTTGGTGATTCCTGTTTTCCTTCATTGTTGCCTGCTTTTCGTTTTGTGCCATCCACTGCAACGACGCTATTATTTGTTGTCAAATCAATCACCATATCCTCTGGCTTTTGAACAGGGTTCTTTTTCTCATCCTTTACTTTCTTATATTCTAGAGCAGattgaaacaataaatttaGGGAAGGAACAAAACAGTTGTAGGCGAAAGAGGAAAGaaataaagtaaaaagtaaaaccaAGTGAAAAAAGAACAGCAAACCTGATAAAGAGACAGGTGATCCCAGTTCATCATGCTCAAATTCTAGTAAAGTACAGTAACCATCTTGGGAGGATAATGCCAAATAACGACCATCAGGTGACCTTACAACAGAAATAGCAATAGCCATTCAAAACCACccagaaaatattattaaatataatcaTCAAAAGAGCATATTGCATGCGAACTAGTGTATAATTTACCATGCAATATCGGTTATGGCTGCATAGTGAAGACCAGCCAAGATTGCTATAGGAGGAACACTCTCTGTGTCATAAACGTATAAAGAATTCAAAGTGGCCACCGCAAAAATGAGGCGATAAGGGAGCTTAAAGATTGCAGCTGCACAGTTcaccaaaaacaattcaaattacaATCATAAATTGTCCgaaaatcatgttttgaaactacAGATTGACCATCAATAGGGTACCTGGATTTGAACCCCGAAGGCAAAAACCTATGGGGCAGAAACGAACTGCTACAACAGGTTTACTGGCACCTGGGAGTTGTAGAGCAGGCCTGCATGTCAGGAATTTGAGAAAACATGACTGCCAGACAAAAGAACATCTCCTTCAAacttattttaccatttaaaaCAGTTATCACATATTGAAATGCATACACTGCTATTAATTCAGCTGACCATGCATTACAAGATATCAGGCTCAATATCAATAGATAATATTATAGAACTAAGTGAATAAGCCTAGAGTAAATATCTTACCTTGAAAGATCCTTTCTTGAAAACACATAAGCTGTATTTACTGGTTCAGATGCAGGCGAAAGTTTGCAAGAACCTAAAAGCAAAAATGTGGAATACCAGCAAAAGTTTTAATAAGAATGAtcaaataagtaaaatagaGCATGATCAGAAAAGGATGTAGTCATTGTAAAAGGAAATAATCTTTGGGTGATACGTGGCTTCCTACTTGTACAACAACAAGAACACGATAacatttaggaaaaaaaatcacaaaaattcatataaatgTAAGATGATTTATCTTCTATCCACTTTGCCTCACTCAATGGCATTGATGTAGGAACAATTGGGCAAAATGGATTAAAGGCCACGTTATAATTGGAATTTGGATACCAATGTTCAAGTCAAACACACTCACAAGCTCCATGTACTAGCAGAGTAGAAGGTACCATGTAGGCTTTTTAGATGCTAATAAACCTTTATTTTCCATATAAATCAGATTTAACTGTCCTACCTGTTAAGTTTCCTAAAGAAATATAGCGAtgatacataaaataatgattaacAAGCAGATTAACCCTCTTCTACTAACTCAGGTTAAAAGTCTTAACATCACAGGCACATAAGTCAATGCTTGAAACGACAACCACAATTACATTTTGGCTACCAAAACAAACTAACAAAGGCTGCAATTTTAGTAAGATAACAACCATCTACCAAATAATTTATCGTACAAACAGtttgaaatgataaaaaattggaaattgataGGAAGACTCCAAGGTGTTAATGAAAATCCCATCAAGCAACCAGATAATTTCATCAAGTTACTTTCAAGAGTTCTAAGACTACCAACATTCAAAGAAAAAGGACTTGTCTAAATAAGTCCACAGTAGGTTGGATTGGACATTTAATTGGGTCAATACCTGCAGGCACAAGTAAAAATGATCCATCAGGTGACCAAGCTAATCTTCGGAAGAAAGATGGCAATGTTTCATCATGAAAAAGATGGTTTTTCACAGACTGCATCAGAAACCATTTGTAAATTGTGAGACTTATAACAAGTGGCAACTTGTCTACAATACATGAAAAACAGAGATGACCTACTATTTCATTACCTTGGAATCATCTACTGATGGCTGTTCTGCCTTGGAAATGACATGCTGACAAACATAATTCTTCTTTTCCAAgacttttgcttttgtttgagGCTTATTAACGTAAATACGGCAAGTTCTATCAGAACTAAGGGAAGCAGCATACTTGGCCAATGGATCCCATGCAACACCTTGAACATAATGGAAATGGGAATCCAAAATCTGATGGACAGAACCTGAAGAACAGAATCATCCACAAAAGTAT
It encodes the following:
- the LOC126733342 gene encoding chromatin assembly factor 1 subunit FAS2, which encodes MKGGTVQINWHDTKPVLTLDFHPLSSTLATGGADYDIKLWLINSDSDETEKKGPTATYQNSLSYHGSAVNTLRFSPSGEQLASGADGGELILWKLHPTDTGQTWKVFKTLSFHRKDVLDLQWSGDGAFLISGSVDNSCIIWDVNKGSVHQILDSHFHYVQGVAWDPLAKYAASLSSDRTCRIYVNKPQTKAKVLEKKNYVCQHVISKAEQPSVDDSKSVKNHLFHDETLPSFFRRLAWSPDGSFLLVPAGSCKLSPASEPVNTAYVFSRKDLSRPALQLPGASKPVVAVRFCPIGFCLRGSNPAAIFKLPYRLIFAVATLNSLYVYDTESVPPIAILAGLHYAAITDIAWSPDGRYLALSSQDGYCTLLEFEHDELGSPVSLSEYKKVKDEKKNPVQKPEDMVIDLTTNNSVVAVDGTKRKAGNNEGKQESPNKNPVPKPEDMVIDETTNDSVVTVDSTKPEEGNNEGKQVPPSSASTPVSTKPAKRRITPIAIDP